In the Phenylobacterium soli genome, GCTCCCCCTCGAAGAAGAAGGTCGCCCCGACGCTGAACAGATAGCCGGTGCCGACGCTCAGGAGGACCAGCACGGCCATGTTGAAGACGCGCTTGCGCAGGGCGCGCACCGCGGCGACGAAGAACGTCCAGCCGGGGTAGAGGATGGCCGCGCTCGCCAGGACGAACAGCGTCGGCTTCAGCGGCCACCCGAACGGCGGCGCCACCCGCAGCGCCTCCATGCCCATCGGGGCCAGGAAGAAGATCGGGATCGTGAAGACCAGCGCGACGAGGAACCGGTTGCGCATGTCGCGGGCCATGGCGGCCATGTCCATGCCCGCGCCGTGACCCATGTCGGCCATGTCGGCCATGTCGTCGTGATCGGCGTGGCCGCCGGCCGCGCCGGGCGTGGCCGCGTGCCGGTGCGCGTGGGCCGGCGCCGGGTGCGAGACCGCCCCGCCCGTTGTCGCGCAGACGTGCTGCGGGACCAGTTCGCCGCGGCAGTGGAAGCCGCAGTCGCGCACCGCCTGCTCCAGTTCCCCGGCGCTGACCGCCGCCTCGTCATAGTCGATGCTGGCCGAGGCGGAGGCGAAGTTGGCGGTGGCGCTGCGGACCCCTTTGAGGGCGCGCAGGTGCTTCTCGATGACGAGCGGATCGAGCGGGGTCCGGAAACCCGACACATCGACGGTGATGGTGCGCATGGAACTCGGTCGGGCTGGAGGGGCGGGACGACGTCAGGAACGTCCGAGGGCCGGGCCCGACGATCGGTCCCGACGCCCGAGCCGCGGGAAGAAGGCCGGCGTCGCACGCTTGTAGGCGGCGTACTGCTCGCCGAAGGTCGCCAGGGCCTCCTTTTCCTCGTTCATCGCGAGGCGCCAGTACATGAACACCAGGAACGGGAACATCGCGACGGTGAGGATCGTCGGCCACTCCAAGAGGAAGCCGAACATCACCAGGATGAAGCCGTCGTACTGCGGGTGGCGGATCCTGCTGTAGAGGCCGGTGGTGGCCAGCTTGCCCTCCCGCTGAGCGCGGTAGAGCACGCTCCAGCCGGCTGAGATCAGCCAGAAGCCGCCGCCGATGAACAGCGCGCTGATGATGTGGAACGGGCCGAAGTGTGGGTTCGCTTTCCAACCGAACATCATCTCCAGCAGATGCCCGGCGTCGTGGCTGAACCAGTTCACGTTCGGATAGCGGCTCTGCAGCCAGCCCGAGAGCACGTAAATGGTCAGCGGGAAGCCGTACATCTCGGTGAAGAGCGCGATGAGGAAGGCGCTGAACGCGCCGAAGGAGCGCCAGTCCCGGCCCGTCTTTGGCTTGAAGAAGGTGAACGCGAAGAAGATGAACACCACCGAGTTCAGGATGACGAGCGACCAGAGGCCGTAGGCTTGTGGCTCCTGCATGGGAAGCTCCTCAGGACTGGTGCTGATGGGTGGGTTGCGTCGGGGGCGCGTCCGTCTGGGACGGGCCGGCCTTGTCGCCAGGGCCGTGACCGCCAGAGCCGCCGTGACCGCCATGGGCGCCGTGGCCGCCATGCATGGTCATGTGCAGAAGCGGGCAGGCGAGCAGGAAGAGGAACGGCAAATAGCCCAGGAGATGCACCCGGTGTTCCCCGAAGAAGAGATAGGCCATGGCCGCGCCGAGCGCGGCGATCATGAGACCGCGCAGGAGGCGTCTTGAGTTGGGTTGGTCGGGCACGGTCTTTGTTCCTTTGGACTAGGCAGGCCGGTCCAGAATGAAGCGGGCTTTCACCGGCTGATGCTTGCCGGACGGCGTGACGCGGAATTCGAACTCGTAGGAACCCGGTTCCGGCAGCACGACGTAATGGCCGTAGCTCGCCTGGCCGTTCACCATCATGGCTTCCATGGGCGCGATGTTCGTTCCGGGGTGCCCGGGGCCGGAAAGGCCCATGGCCACGTTCGAAGCGTCGATCTTCTGGCCGGTCTTGGCGTCGGCCACGCTCAAGACCACGTGGTAGCTGTTCGGCTGAGCGGGCGGGCCGCCATGCATCGATGCGTCGGGATGGCTCGCGGGCGGGGCGCCGGCGGCCGGTTCGGCCACCAGGCCGTAGTCGAACTTCAACCCGTCGACGACCTGCGACTGGCCCTTGACCGCCCGCGGCGCACAAGCGGCGAGCGCGATCGTCAGCACCGCGATCGCGGCAAAGGTGCGGCTGGAGCCGGCGCGCGCCAGTTGCATGTCCATCTCCCATGCTGCGGCCGACGCGGGGAAGAGTCCCGGCGGCCGAAGTCGTGATGGGTTAGACGCAAGGTCCGGCGGACCATTACACCGCGCGCTGCAGCGCCGCCGATGCGTCAGTCGCCGAGCATCCCAAGCAGCGCCTGGTCCCACCGGTAGGCGTCGGGGCGGAACTGCATCTGTCCGTCGTCGTCGACGAACGCCGTCCAATAGAAGACGTAGGCCATCACCCGCGTCATGGGCGCGCGCTGGGTGAACCCGGCCTTCAGCGCCGCGTCGATCTTGCCGCCGGTCCAGTCGGGATCGTTGCGCAGCAGGCGCCGGGCGAGATCGTAGGGCCGTTCCAGCCGCATGCAGCCATGGCTTAGGAACCGATATTCCCGGGCGAATAGGCTGCGCGCCGGCGTGTCGTGGAAATAGACCGCATAGGGGTCGTCCAGCTCGAACTTCATGAGGCCGAGCGAGTTCTTGGGGCCTGGCGCCTGCTGCAGGCGACCGCCGGGCAGGACGCGGATGCCCTGGCTGGCCAGGTATCCGGGTTGGCGCCGCTCCTTGGGCCAGAGCTCGTTCTGCGCGATTCGGGCCGGCACGTTCCAGGGGGGATAGAACACCACCGCGTGGATGTGGTCCATGAAGCTGGGGGTCTGGTCCTGCGGCCGGCCGACGACGGCGCGCATGCTGAGTACGCGGTCGCCGCCCTCGTACTCGTCGAACCAGGCGCCGGCGATGTTGAGCTCGACGCGGTCGCCGGGCAGCGTCCGCGGCGCCCAGCGCCAGCGCTCGAGGTTCGCGCGGATCTGCGCGAGCCGCGCGGCGACCGGCACGTTGAGCGCCGCGAGCGTGCTGGGCCCGGCCACGCCGTCGACATTGAGGCCGTAGCGCGCCTGGGCGCGGGACACGGCTGCCGAGAGGGTGGCGTCGTACCGCTCGCCCTGGACCACCACGGTTCCGTCCTCCACTGCCAGCCGCCGGCGCAAGGCCGCGACCTCCGGGCCGACGGCGCCCGGCTTGGCGGTCTTGCTGGGCAGAGCAGGCCAGCCGCCGGCGACCCCGATCGCGCGATAGCGGGCGTATGCCCTCACGAGCGCCGCATACCGCGGCTCCTGCGGCGGCAGGCCGGCCAGCCAGGCCGCCAGGGTCGAGGTGGCCAGCGCCTTGGCGAGTTCCGCTTCGGCGTCATAGGGCGGCGGACGGATGGCCCAGTTGTTCAGGAA is a window encoding:
- a CDS encoding methyltransferase family protein; protein product: MQEPQAYGLWSLVILNSVVFIFFAFTFFKPKTGRDWRSFGAFSAFLIALFTEMYGFPLTIYVLSGWLQSRYPNVNWFSHDAGHLLEMMFGWKANPHFGPFHIISALFIGGGFWLISAGWSVLYRAQREGKLATTGLYSRIRHPQYDGFILVMFGFLLEWPTILTVAMFPFLVFMYWRLAMNEEKEALATFGEQYAAYKRATPAFFPRLGRRDRSSGPALGRS
- a CDS encoding DUF2933 domain-containing protein, with translation MPDQPNSRRLLRGLMIAALGAAMAYLFFGEHRVHLLGYLPFLFLLACPLLHMTMHGGHGAHGGHGGSGGHGPGDKAGPSQTDAPPTQPTHQHQS
- a CDS encoding L,D-transpeptidase family protein, yielding MARLILILAAGLLLVLGGARANAQPASPLSAADRSLLLATLRAAPEHGLPASEARLKAIERDLAAADPAQRVQAEAELRVAVIAYARAQRGLRVPTSRFLNNWAIRPPPYDAEAELAKALATSTLAAWLAGLPPQEPRYAALVRAYARYRAIGVAGGWPALPSKTAKPGAVGPEVAALRRRLAVEDGTVVVQGERYDATLSAAVSRAQARYGLNVDGVAGPSTLAALNVPVAARLAQIRANLERWRWAPRTLPGDRVELNIAGAWFDEYEGGDRVLSMRAVVGRPQDQTPSFMDHIHAVVFYPPWNVPARIAQNELWPKERRQPGYLASQGIRVLPGGRLQQAPGPKNSLGLMKFELDDPYAVYFHDTPARSLFAREYRFLSHGCMRLERPYDLARRLLRNDPDWTGGKIDAALKAGFTQRAPMTRVMAYVFYWTAFVDDDGQMQFRPDAYRWDQALLGMLGD